The DNA sequence CGTGTACAAAGAAGTGCTGTAAATATAAGCATGTAAATACAGGAACATACTTTTTCGTAGGCAATCTGCATGCTTTGCGACCGCGGAAGCAAAGGGATACTAAAAAAATAAGCAAAGGTATTCCGGTACCATATCAATACGTGTCAAAATACAGGTATACGCTAACGAATGTGGCAAGTTGGCACCCTGGAATGGCGGAAGTGAGCGTGGGCGTTGGAGACATGGCGAAGAAATCACAGCTGAAGTTAAGTGTTGCTAGAATTGAAAGTCAAATAAAAGTACACCTCGTACCCACATTCAGTTATCTGCCACGCGGTGACTGCTCTTgctgtactgcgcgtttaattgTCCAATATGTGGGTCAAGCGTGCTGGCCAGACAAACGGCTCCTTAAATACTTTCGAACGAGGCTAATCGGTCTGTTCCGCAATGACTGGGTCCTCGATTACCCGGTGCACCTAAATGCCACTTCGAACACGCTCCGTGCAACAGTCGCGGTGGCACAGCCACCATGGCTTCCATTTTCTACACAAGATCTCGTACGTTGCATTATCCTCTGCAACTGCGCGTATTCCGATGCATGTGGAATGCAAAAAAGCTCGTGTAATGGTAGTTTTAACCTGGGGCTAAAATATTCCAGGTACTAAAATGTAATCTGCAAGCCTTCAGTGGAGCCATATTAATAGCCGAAGTTCACACTAAACCAATCCGACTACGAAGGAAATAGTTGTACTGAATgcgtcatgtaaaaaaaaaagtcaaatcaAAGAATTGCGCGCGCAAGGGGCAAAACTCAGATGCGTAAGGATAAATTGTATTTCATTGCATTGCTGCGTGATTGAGCTCAGGAAAAGAAGTTGCTGCGCTGTCTCAAAACCAATGACTGCGAACAGGAACTTATTCACTCATCGCCAAGAAGTCAAAACGTACAATAAATATTTCACACACATAGCTTGACTTATGTGCAGTACAGACTTCGTTGCTGGATTTAGTCATGATGgttaaaaataaaatgtgcaccgTGTGATTTTGTCCTTGGATGTGTTAAACGCTACTACGGGCCACGCCACAGCCTAGAAAACGTTAAAACGGCACACCAGACCCCAGTGGTCACTGGGAAAGCAACCTAGTGGGCTTAGCCTTTCCATACCGATCAGATCGAACGACGCAGGCGTCATGGTGGCAGGCTTAGAAGCCTTCAAGTAGACCCTGTCGGGGCGGTACTGAGGCTTCTTACTAAAGTCAAAGGAATTGTTGTCATTCACCATCATTTCCCACGTGTAGCGGACTTCCCGCCGCCTGCCACAGTGTTCCCAGACGTCCACCAGGGAGCGCGGGCGTCCACCCACGTCACTGAGCTCATGTCCGCGCAGGCCGAGGTTTCCGCCGAAGATGACCGTCCTGTTAGCGGGATGCCTCAGACACTTCTTAAAACAGCTGGAGAGTTGCTTCTTACGCAGCTTCGGCTTGTCGTGATCGGATTCTAGCGCCGCGTTGATCAGCGTGATCGGGAGGCCCGCGAACGATGCCTCGATCGTCGCCACCTCCCGCAGCACCCGGCCCTGTTTCAGCTGTCGCATGTGGCACGTCTTGAATTCTGTGGTGGCTTTCTTCAGCATGGTTACCGTAGAGTTGCTCCAGTAGTGTCCTCGGACGCACCTGTAGTCTTTTCGAAAGGCCGGCCATATGACTGCATAACTTTCAAGCACCACTTCCTGGAGGAAGACCACGTCCGGGTCGGCGGCTCGGATTGTCGAGCAGACGGCTTCACTACGCGGCCGCAGGTTGCTTCGGTCGAGACCGTTTGTGTCCCACGTGATGAACTTCAGGGAGACTGGGGTGCCCGGTGTACCATCAACCGTCTTCGGTCGGTCGCTTCCGCTGGTGGCCGCAATTTCACCAAACATGGCCGCTGTAGCGTTCGAAACGCTTCCACGGAGCTGCACGAGAGAAAGGGAATCTGCTGTTCCTTCGACTGCACCTGCAGCCCTGCACCAGTTCAAGAAATTGATTACTGAATTGCTTACCCCAAACTTCAGAGACTTGAAGCTGGAAATGGGTGTGCCTGCTTTAAACGACGAGGTGAATTTTCCGCAAAAGCTAGATGCTTCATGTCATGATTCATCACAGCTAGTTGAAGCGGGCTGACTGTGTCATTGTTGCTATTGGCCTGGATTTGTGAGAGATACCCACTGCAGGGCACGAACCCTAATACGTAGGAAAGTGAAACAAAATTTACTAACAAATATAAAGTGAAATCAATCAAAATATAAATATTGAATTCTTGTTAAAGAAGCAATAATGTTGAATAATTTATTAGCCAGTTCGTTAGAATGTAATGTACATGtgagagaagacgaagaagagctGTTAAAGGAACCTGGAAAAGCGTGAACCTGAAGAAACGTTGAAACTTTTGTAAGTAGTTCAAAGCTGTCAAATAGCAGTTAGTATAGCGTCCATCTAATTTGCGTCCATCTAAGTGGCAAGCTCAAGTACGCGATAACGTTTTGAAATCAGTAGTGCCTCACCGACATTTGTAGCACCGCGTTTCGTGCACGAATGCATGAAATTGAGTGGCCAAGGAAAATTAAATATATTTCCCTCTCCCATTCtatctccatatatatatatatatgtatgtatatatatatatatatatatatatatatatatatatatatatatatatatagctgggcccaaccaaggtaatgttgtttgccgtcgtttcgACATACTCGGAATATTTTTTTGCATTACGCTTAGCTacctaattagtcttaattattcatcagcttctcaaatattataattgtaGGAAAATCGTCAATCAGATAATTgtgcagcaacatgaaaaactccgcATGCAActctctgttgctcaatgcgtgctacacgagtgttttttcgatcgtgaaagaagcccgcgaatatagTTAACATTTGCGGGCGACTGGCCGCATGCGAccctttgcgtgtattcgcgggcttcttagAAGCTTGGAAAAACACAATTATGTTGGACGTATTGAATAACAGAAAGCTGCTTGAAGAGTTTCTCATGTTGGTGCGCAAGTATCTGATGGACGCTTTTCATTAAATTATAACTATTTAAGAAGCTGATTATTGAATTAGGGCTAATTATGTAAATAGGCGGTATGCAAAAATGATCTGAGTATAATTCAAGCAAAGGCAAACGAGATTACTTTGattctgtccaactacgtggcatcAGCGTATTTTGGGGTATTGATGCATCATAGTTAAGACATGCCGTGTATATGTGCAtgcgttcgtctgtctgtctgtctgtctgtctgtctgtctgtctgtctgtctgtctgtctgtctgtctgtctgtctgtctgtctgtctgtctgtctgtctgtctgtctgtctgtctgtctgtctgtctgtctgtctgtctgtctgtctgtctgtctgtctgtctgtctgtctgtctgtctgtctgtctgtctgtctgtctgtctgtctgtctgtctgtctgtctgtctgtctgtctgtctgtctgtctgtctgtctgtctgtctgtctgtctgtctgtctgtctgtctgtctgtctgtctgtctgtctgtctgtctgtctgtctgtctgtctgtctgtctgtctgtctgtctgtctgtctgtctgtctgtctgtctgtctgtctgtctgtctgtctgtctgtctgtctgtctgtctgtctgtctgtctgtctgtctgtctgtctgtctgtctgtctgtctgtctgtctgtctgtctgtctgtctgtctgtctgtctgtctgtctgtctgtctgtctgtctgtctgtctgtctgtctgtctgtctgtctgtctgtctgtctgtctgtctgtctgtctgtctgtctgtctgtctgtctgtctgtctgtctgtctgtctgtctgtctgtctgtctgtctgtctgtctgtctgtctgtctgtctgtctgtctgtctgtctgtctgtctgtctgtctgtctgtctgtctgtctgtctgtctgtctgtctgtctgtctgtctgtctgtctgtctgtctgtctgtctgtctgtctgtctgtctgtctgtctgtctgtctgtctgtctgtctgtctgtctgtctgtctgtctgtctgtctgtctgtctgtctgtctgtctgtctgtctgtctgtctgtctgtctgtctgtctgtctgtctgtctgtctgtctgtctgtctgtctgtctgtctgtctgtctgtctgtctgtctgtctgtctgtctgtctgtctgtctgtctgtctgtctgtctgtctgtctgtctgtctgtctgtctgtctgtctgtctgtctgtctgtctgtctgtctgtctgtctgtctgtctgtctgtctgtctgtctgtctgtctgtctgtctgtctgtctgtctgtctgtctgtctgtctgtctgtctgtctgtctgtctgtctgtctgtctgtctgtctgtctgtctgtctgtctgtctgtctgtctgtctgtctgtctgtctgtctgtctgtctgtctgtctgtctgtctgtctgtctgtctgtctgtctgtctgtctgtctgtctgtctgtctgtctgtctgtctgtctgtctgtctgtctgtctgtctgtctgtctgtctgtctgtctgtctgtctgtctgtctgtctgtctgtctgtctgtctgtctgtctgtctgtctgtctgtctgtctgtctgtctgtctgtctgtctgtctgtctgtctgtctgtctgtctgtctgtctgtctgtctgtctgtctgtctgtctgtctgtctgtctgtctgtctgtctgtctgtccgtccgtccgtccgtccgtccgtccgtccgtccgtccgtccgtccgtccgtccgtccgtccgtctgtctgtctgtctgtctgtctgtctgtctgtctgtctgtctgtctgtctgtctgtctgtctgtctgtctgtctgtctgtctgcgtgcgtgcgtgcgtgcgtgcgtgtgtgtgtgtgtgtgtgtgtgtgtgtgtgtgtgtgtgtgtatgtgtgtgtgtgtgcgccagaaccacgatgtgattataaGGCAGGTGTTATAGTGGGGCACCAGAGGTTTCGTTCTGACTACCTCAGTAATTTTCGACGGATGTCAAGCGAACCAGTTGCCTGATTTACTGCACCTAGAAGAAGGGCAACCGGAGGatccgatatttattagtcacaATCACATGAAGCCACTACAGAATGGGAACATGGTCTGGTTGTTAAAACAAGTAACAGCGCACGAGACAGGACAGACAGTTTCGCCTCGGTCTGTTGGCTTCTGCTTGTCCTGTCTCACGTGCTGTTGCTCGATTTAACTTCATAGGAAGCCAACAGTTAGCGAAGCCAAGCGAACCACAACGTAAATAATTTGTTGTTTTAATCGAAGCGTAGTAATGACGCggcaaaaagaaatgaaaactcACGAAGGAAACAATTTGCTGTCGTACGGAGCCGAATCGATAccctttgcattacgcgtgcgctgCCCCATCAAGCGAGTTTCAGCGGCGGCTGTTCTCACATCCTCTTTACTGAGAATTTGTGTACGGTGCAGCCTAACttcgggagtgttagccagcgccattctTATTCTTACTAACAACAGCGGCTGAGGCCCaatgtttgtttgtgtgcaaccAATTATTTGATCGACCCTCGTTTTATGCACATTGCTAGCTCGATGCACGAAAGGGGGCCGCAACGCTGTTCGACGCCCGACTACACGGGGCCCGTCGTTCGC is a window from the Dermacentor albipictus isolate Rhodes 1998 colony chromosome 6, USDA_Dalb.pri_finalv2, whole genome shotgun sequence genome containing:
- the LOC135918654 gene encoding tyrosyl-DNA phosphodiesterase 2-like, with the translated sequence MFGEIAATSGSDRPKTVDGTPGTPVSLKFITWDTNGLDRSNLRPRSEAVCSTIRAADPDVVFLQEVVLESYAVIWPAFRKDYRCVRGHYWSNSTVTMLKKATTEFKTCHMRQLKQGRVLREVATIEASFAGLPITLINAALESDHDKPKLRKKQLSSCFKKCLRHPANRTVIFGGNLGLRGHELSDVGGRPRSLVDVWEHCGRRREVRYTWEMMVNDNNSFDFSKKPQYRPDRVYLKASKPATMTPASFDLIGMERLSPLGCFPSDHWGLVCRFNVF